A part of Anabas testudineus chromosome 9, fAnaTes1.2, whole genome shotgun sequence genomic DNA contains:
- the fahd2a gene encoding fumarylacetoacetate hydrolase domain-containing protein 2A isoform X1 has translation MRLPRRSFCFLRSLLSHRQTANPQRRGLTGAAMRLVQFHHHGDRDVRLGVEQGDGLGVVDLKAFDPSMPSTVRELLELGDQGLKSAQRALASGQCVVERSHIQLLSPVLSPEKVVCVGMNYRDHCLEQNAPIPKEPIIFSKFPNAITGPYDDITLPSESQEVDWEVELAFVIGRRGKHIKEEDALSYVAGFTVANDVSARDWQMKRNGKQWLLGKTFDSFCPLGPALVTTDAVKDPHNLGIRCLVNGETVQSSNTDQMIFKTAELVTWVSKFVTLTPGDVFLTGTPPGVGVFRKPPVFLKKGDVVECQIDQLGSIINKVV, from the exons ATGCGACTTCCTCGTCGCTCATTTTGCTTCCTTAGGAGTTTACTCtctcacagacaaacagcaaaccCACAGAGACGAGGTCTGACTGGTGCAGCCATGCGTCTGGTGCAGTTTCATCATCATGGGGACAGAGATGTCAGACTGGGTGTGGAGCAGGGCGATGGCCTCGGTGTGGTGGACCTGAAGGCGTTTGACCCCTCGATGCCATCGACAGTGAGAGAGCTACTGGAGCTGGGAGACCAGGGTCTAAAGAGTGCCCAGAG agCCTTGGCGTCTGGTCAGTGTGTAGTGGAGCGATCACACATCCAGCTGCTGTCTCCTGTGTTGTCCCCAGAGAAGGTGGTGTGTGTCGGTATGAACTACCGTGATCACTGCCTGGAGCAGAACGCCCCGATCCCAAAAGAACCAATCATTTTTAGCAAGTTTCCCAACGCCATCACTGGACCGTACGATGATATTACTCTGCCCTCAGAGAGCCAG GAGGTGGACTGGGAGGTGGAGCTGGCCTTTGTCATTGGACGAAGAGGAAAACACATCAAG GAGGAAGACGCTCTCTCTTACGTGGCCGGGTTCACTGTGGCCAATGACGTCAGTGCGCGTGACTGGCAGATGAAACGCAACGGGAAGCAGTGGCTGCTGGGAAAAACATTTGACAGCTTCTGCCCTCTCGGCCCTGCCTTAGTAACCACCGACGCTGTGAAAG ATCCTCACAACTTGGGCATTCGCTGCCTCGTTAATGGAGAAACAGTCCAGAGCAGCAACACAGATCAGATGATCTTTAAGACAGCAGAGCTGGTCACCTGGGTTTCAAA GTTTGTGACATTAACTCCAGGAGATGTGTTCCTGACGGGCACTCCTCCGGGTGTGGGTGTGTTCAGAAAGCCACCTGTGTTTCTAAAG AAAGGAGATGTGGTGGAGTGCCAGATAGACCAATTAGGCTCGATAATCAACAAAGTGGTATAA
- the fahd2a gene encoding fumarylacetoacetate hydrolase domain-containing protein 2A isoform X2: protein MRLVQFHHHGDRDVRLGVEQGDGLGVVDLKAFDPSMPSTVRELLELGDQGLKSAQRALASGQCVVERSHIQLLSPVLSPEKVVCVGMNYRDHCLEQNAPIPKEPIIFSKFPNAITGPYDDITLPSESQEVDWEVELAFVIGRRGKHIKEEDALSYVAGFTVANDVSARDWQMKRNGKQWLLGKTFDSFCPLGPALVTTDAVKDPHNLGIRCLVNGETVQSSNTDQMIFKTAELVTWVSKFVTLTPGDVFLTGTPPGVGVFRKPPVFLKKGDVVECQIDQLGSIINKVV, encoded by the exons ATGCGTCTGGTGCAGTTTCATCATCATGGGGACAGAGATGTCAGACTGGGTGTGGAGCAGGGCGATGGCCTCGGTGTGGTGGACCTGAAGGCGTTTGACCCCTCGATGCCATCGACAGTGAGAGAGCTACTGGAGCTGGGAGACCAGGGTCTAAAGAGTGCCCAGAG agCCTTGGCGTCTGGTCAGTGTGTAGTGGAGCGATCACACATCCAGCTGCTGTCTCCTGTGTTGTCCCCAGAGAAGGTGGTGTGTGTCGGTATGAACTACCGTGATCACTGCCTGGAGCAGAACGCCCCGATCCCAAAAGAACCAATCATTTTTAGCAAGTTTCCCAACGCCATCACTGGACCGTACGATGATATTACTCTGCCCTCAGAGAGCCAG GAGGTGGACTGGGAGGTGGAGCTGGCCTTTGTCATTGGACGAAGAGGAAAACACATCAAG GAGGAAGACGCTCTCTCTTACGTGGCCGGGTTCACTGTGGCCAATGACGTCAGTGCGCGTGACTGGCAGATGAAACGCAACGGGAAGCAGTGGCTGCTGGGAAAAACATTTGACAGCTTCTGCCCTCTCGGCCCTGCCTTAGTAACCACCGACGCTGTGAAAG ATCCTCACAACTTGGGCATTCGCTGCCTCGTTAATGGAGAAACAGTCCAGAGCAGCAACACAGATCAGATGATCTTTAAGACAGCAGAGCTGGTCACCTGGGTTTCAAA GTTTGTGACATTAACTCCAGGAGATGTGTTCCTGACGGGCACTCCTCCGGGTGTGGGTGTGTTCAGAAAGCCACCTGTGTTTCTAAAG AAAGGAGATGTGGTGGAGTGCCAGATAGACCAATTAGGCTCGATAATCAACAAAGTGGTATAA
- the zgc:152830 gene encoding leucyl aminopeptidase family protein yields the protein MCTSVQPVEWTTDLKNQNFDGIVLVTQSYETLPSELECLKAPLQDYSSVDSGLGEEVVVLKVPGLPGNRLVFASTGPVNRDYDDARRFSDAAVSGIKRALKAGMQRPLLVCPAHKEYKNSPLVAALGALHTLYVPLEVREGNVKPTNYKVCVLGLWAPQDAQGRRLVELAEALESGRLAYRDIGGSDPERMAAPRVAEYVQELFKDSPVKVEVVSDLKVLEKEYPCLAAVNRCANAVPRHQARVIKLQYCGDGPIQKTLMLVGKGITYDTGGADIKAGGIMAGMHRDKCGAAAVAGFFQILAKLKPKHLKVVGSMSMVRNSVGSDCYVADELLVSRAGRRVRVGNTDAEGRMVMVDLLCEMKEKAVGATSPELFTIATLTGHAIRAMGPNYSIIMDNGPAHRNGNAAKWQKAGEVLGDVFEVSTIRREDYDFHKGKSEYEDILQCNNLPSSATPRGHQTPAAFLIMASGLDKHGVDADTPLPYSHVDIAGSSGPFPGVPTGAPIIAMATHYILPDGL from the exons ATGTGCACCAG tGTCCAGCCTGTGGAGTGGACCACCGACCTCAAAAACCAGAA TTTTGATGGCATCGTCTTAGTGACTCAGAGCTATGAAACGCTGCCTTCAGAACTCGAGTGTCTGAAAGCTCCTCTGCAGGACTACAGCTCG GTGGACAGCGGTCTTGGGGAGGAGGTGGTAGTTCTCAAGGTCCCTGGTCTCCCTGGTAACCGCCTGGTGTTTGCCTCCACCGGCCCTGTAAACCGTGACTACGATGATGCGAGACGCTTCAGTGATGCAGCCGTTTCCGGCATCAAACG GGCCCTGAAAGCCGGCATGCAGCGCCCCCTCCTGGTTTGCCCTGCACACAAGGAGTATAAGAACAGCCCACTAGTGGCTGCACTTGGAGCTCTTCATACTCTCTACGTG CCCCTGGAAGTGAGGGAGGGAAATGTAAAACCTACCAACTACAAGGTGTGTGTTCTGGGGCTGTGGGCTCCACAGGATGCTCAGGGAAGGAGACTGGTCGAGCTGGCTGAGGCCCTGGAGAGTGGGAG ACTGGCCTACCGTGATATCGGTGGCTCAGACCCCGAGCGAATGGCTGCTCCTCGAGTGGCTGAGTACGTCCAGGAGCTCTTTAAAGACAGCCCTGTGAAG GTTGAAGTGGTGAGTGACCTGAAGGTTTTGGAGAAAGAGTATCCCTGCCTGGCTGCCGTCAATCGCTGTGCCAACG CTGTGCCTCGTCACCAGGCCAGAGTCATCAAGCTGCAGTACTGCGGAGATGGACCGATCCAAAAGACGCTCATGTTGGTGGGAAAG GGTATCACCTATGACACGGGTGGAGCTGACATCAAGGCTGGTGGAATCATGGCTGGGATGCACAGGGACAAGTGTGGAGCTGCTGCCGTCGCTGGCTTCTTCCAG ATCTTAGCCAAGTTGAAGCCAAAACATCTGAAGGTTGTTGGCTCGATGTCCATGGTGAGGAACAGTGTTGGTTCAG ACTGCTATGTCGCCGACGAGCTGCTGGTTTCCCGTGCGGGTCGCAGGGTGAGAGTGGGAAACACTGATGCAGAGGGTCGTATGGTGATGGTTGACCTACTCTGTGAGATGAAGGAGAAG GCCGTAGGTGCGACATCTCCTGAGCTGTTTACCATCGCAACTCTGACTGGTCACGCAATCAGGGCCATGGGACCCAACTACTCT ATCATCATGGATAACGGACCAGCTCATCGTAACGGGAATGCTGCCAAGTGGCAGAAAG CTGGAGAGGTGTTGGGCGACGTGTTCGAGGTGTCCACAATCCGACGAGAGGACTACGACTTCCACAAGGGCAAGTCTGAGTACGAGGATATTCTCCAGTGCAACAACCTGCCGTCCTCTGCTACGCCTCGAGGACATCAGACCCCTGCCGCCTTCCTCATCATGGCGTCGGGCCTGGACAAG CATGGCGTCGACGCTGACACACCTCTGCCGTACTCCCATGTCGACATCGCCGGGTCCAGTGGTCCATTCCCTGGTGTTCCAACAGGAGCCCCCATCATCGCCATGGCAACCCACTACATCCTGCCTGATGGTCTCTAA
- the pcna gene encoding proliferating cell nuclear antigen — protein sequence MFEARLVQGSILKKVLEALKDLITEACWDVSSSGISLQSMDSSHVSLVQLTLRHDGFDSYRCDRNLAMGVNLSSMSKILKCAGNEDIITLRAEDNADTLALVFETLNQEKVSDYEMKLMDLDVEQLGIPEQEYSCVVKMPSGEFARICRDLSQIGDAVMISCAKDGVKFSASGELGTGNVKLSQTSNVDKEDEAVTIEMNEPVQLIFALNYLNFFTKATPLSKTVTLSMSADIPLVVEYKIADMGHVKYYLAPKIDEEAS from the exons ATGTTTGAGGCTCGTCTCGTCCAGGGCTCCATCCTGAAGAAGGTGCTGGAGGCTCTGAAGGATCTGATCACAGAAGCCTGCTGGGACGTCAGCTCGTCCGGGATCTCCCTGCAGAGCATGGACTCCTCTCACGTCTCCCTGGTGCAGCTCACCCTGCGGCACGACGGCTTCGACTCGTACCGCTGCGACAGAAACCTCGCCATGGGAGTCAACCTCAGCAG TATGTCAAAAATCCTCAAGTGTGCGGGAAATGAGGACATCATCACCCTCAGAGCGGAAGATAATGCAGACACACTCGCCCTTGTGTTTGAGACTCTta ATCAGGAGAAAGTGTCAGACTATGAAATGAAACTGATGGACCTGGATGTGGAGCAGCTGGGTATTCCA GAGCAGGAGTATAGCTGTGTGGTGAAGATGCCCTCTGGGGAGTTTGCTCGTATCTGCCGTGACCTGTCCCAGATTGGCGATGCTGTCATGATTTCCTGTGCCAAGGACGGAGTCAAGTTCTCCGCCTCAGGAGAGCTGGGCACTGGTAACGTCAAGCTGTCCCAGACCAGCAATGTGGACAAAGAGGACGAGGCG GTTACTATTGAGATGAATGAACCTGTACAGCTCATCTTTGCCCTCAACTACCTGAACTTCTTCACCAAGGCCACGCCACTGTCCAAAACAGTCACCCTCAGCATGTCAGCTGACATCCCCCTCG TGGTGGAGTACAAGATTGCTGACATGGGACATGTCAAATATTACCTGGCACCGAAGATCGATGAAGAGGCTTCCTAA